In Salinibacterium sp. NK8237, the following proteins share a genomic window:
- a CDS encoding GTPase — protein MSAAKPSLDERIAALRTVTEAGVGRIPSELMDDARALLQQAEARRSRSSEHTVVGVFGATGSGKSSLVNALVGAEVAVAHVRRPTTSQPLAVLWDAAGSAALLDWLEIRERVERPTPIDPRASKLVLVDLPDVDSVEASNRAVAERLASQVDALIWVVDPQKYADDVLHAQFIAPHARHAAVTLVVLNQIDLLSADDRAAVVNSLQAIVERDGLPRARVLPVSARTGEGVDALRTAIGDLAASKAVRDARLSADVQTLAARIEDPGTPQKVTAKSTARLRDEVGTAAGVDIVASAVARSYRKRSGQATGWPLVSWIGRLRADPLTRLGLGPKRRGDDPDVHRTSMPLLSAGAQARMSMAVRTFTDETVASVSPPWRAAARATAEQTLDTLPSTLDLTIARTPLPAKGSWWWVLVGIVQWIATIAGLGGALWLVGTALLPTFGLPAFPLPAVEEGPLTGWAIPTLLLIAAVLVGIVLGLLSAALSALTAVGRRRRARRRLLAAVDEVVQRDVVAPVVAALDQARAVSAALQIARR, from the coding sequence GTGAGCGCGGCCAAGCCGAGCCTCGATGAGCGCATTGCAGCTCTGCGCACCGTGACCGAGGCGGGGGTCGGGCGCATCCCCTCCGAGCTTATGGATGACGCCCGCGCGCTCTTGCAGCAGGCGGAGGCACGTCGCTCGCGCTCCTCCGAACACACCGTGGTTGGCGTTTTCGGGGCGACCGGTTCAGGCAAATCAAGTCTCGTGAATGCGCTCGTTGGCGCTGAGGTGGCGGTCGCTCATGTGCGCCGCCCGACCACTTCGCAACCCCTTGCTGTGCTCTGGGATGCCGCCGGTTCTGCCGCCCTGCTCGACTGGCTAGAGATTCGCGAGCGTGTCGAGCGCCCCACTCCGATTGACCCGCGCGCCAGCAAGCTCGTGCTCGTCGATCTGCCCGACGTCGATTCTGTGGAGGCCAGCAATCGCGCTGTCGCCGAACGACTAGCCAGCCAAGTGGATGCCCTGATCTGGGTTGTTGACCCGCAGAAGTATGCCGACGACGTGTTGCACGCGCAGTTCATCGCGCCGCACGCTCGCCATGCTGCCGTGACCCTGGTCGTGCTCAACCAGATTGATCTTCTGAGCGCGGATGATCGCGCCGCCGTCGTGAACTCACTGCAAGCGATCGTCGAACGGGATGGCCTCCCCCGTGCCCGAGTCTTGCCGGTGAGCGCCCGCACGGGTGAAGGCGTGGATGCTTTACGCACGGCAATCGGTGATCTTGCTGCTTCGAAAGCGGTGAGGGATGCGCGGCTCAGCGCTGACGTGCAAACTCTTGCCGCCCGCATCGAGGACCCCGGTACTCCGCAGAAGGTCACCGCGAAGAGCACAGCCCGATTGCGTGACGAGGTCGGCACCGCTGCAGGGGTCGATATCGTGGCATCCGCTGTTGCACGTTCATACCGCAAGCGTTCCGGGCAGGCGACGGGCTGGCCGCTCGTGTCATGGATTGGTCGCTTGCGCGCTGACCCCCTCACTCGTCTAGGTCTTGGCCCGAAGCGTCGCGGCGATGACCCGGATGTTCACCGCACAAGCATGCCGCTACTGAGTGCCGGCGCCCAGGCTCGGATGTCGATGGCCGTGCGCACCTTCACTGACGAAACGGTTGCCAGCGTTTCGCCCCCGTGGCGGGCTGCCGCCCGCGCCACCGCGGAGCAGACTCTCGACACCCTGCCCTCGACTCTCGATCTCACGATCGCCCGCACGCCCTTGCCCGCGAAAGGTTCGTGGTGGTGGGTGCTGGTCGGCATCGTGCAGTGGATCGCCACGATCGCCGGATTGGGCGGAGCCCTCTGGTTGGTGGGCACCGCGCTTCTGCCGACATTCGGATTGCCCGCGTTCCCGCTCCCCGCTGTGGAGGAAGGTCCGCTCACCGGGTGGGCGATACCAACGCTGCTGCTCATTGCGGCGGTACTCGTCGGCATCGTGCTTGGCCTGTTGTCGGCAGCGCTCAGCGCGCTGACCGCGGTCGGTCGCCGCCGCCGTGCTCGCCGCCGTCTACTCGCTGCCGTCGACGAAGTCGTGCAGCGGGATGTCGTGGCTCCCGTGGTTGCGGCACTCGACCAGGCGCGCGCCGTGTCGGCCGCGCTGCAGATCGCTCGTCGCTAA
- a CDS encoding type II secretion system F family protein, translated as MSDALAWALVAGIAGGLGLWSILSLIPRLSRPTLATRVAPYVIDVSAGAREHLAPRSVGPLPVLGVLLVPVARWLRETLASVVGGSDQILRRLRQSGSELTLEAYRSQQLVAVLGGAIAGVVFDIAVANRQQVPLAAQVVLVVVGGVAGITLRDYLLQRAAKNRIRRLTAELPVVLEFLALSLSAGEGILDAVRRVSHVGGGELSRELSRVVSSVNTGLPFGETLGVLARELELAPFSRCVDQILGALDRGSPLSEVLQAQAQDAREESKRELLELAGKKEVAMLFPLVFLILPITIAFAIFPGIFVLQVGF; from the coding sequence ATGAGTGACGCACTGGCCTGGGCGCTTGTCGCCGGAATTGCCGGCGGGCTCGGCCTGTGGTCGATTCTGAGTCTCATCCCGCGGCTAAGCCGACCCACCTTGGCGACAAGAGTGGCGCCCTACGTCATTGACGTCTCCGCCGGCGCACGGGAACACTTAGCCCCGCGCTCGGTCGGGCCACTGCCGGTGTTGGGCGTACTGCTCGTTCCTGTTGCGCGCTGGTTGCGTGAGACTCTCGCGTCGGTGGTGGGTGGCAGCGATCAGATCCTGCGACGGCTTCGCCAGTCTGGCTCCGAACTGACCCTCGAGGCCTACCGGTCGCAGCAACTCGTGGCCGTTCTCGGCGGTGCGATCGCTGGCGTCGTCTTCGACATTGCCGTTGCGAATCGGCAGCAAGTACCGCTTGCTGCCCAAGTGGTACTCGTGGTCGTTGGTGGGGTTGCAGGCATAACACTGCGTGATTATCTGCTGCAACGCGCAGCCAAGAACCGCATCCGTCGTCTCACTGCAGAGCTACCGGTCGTGCTCGAGTTCCTGGCCCTCAGCCTGTCGGCTGGTGAGGGAATCTTGGATGCCGTCCGTCGCGTTTCGCACGTAGGCGGCGGTGAGCTGTCGCGAGAACTCTCTCGCGTGGTCTCCTCGGTCAACACGGGCCTTCCTTTTGGCGAGACTCTGGGAGTGCTCGCCCGCGAACTGGAACTCGCCCCGTTCTCGCGCTGTGTCGACCAAATCTTGGGAGCCCTCGATCGCGGCAGTCCGCTGTCTGAGGTGCTGCAAGCTCAAGCTCAGGATGCTCGTGAAGAGTCCAAGCGCGAACTGCTCGAGCTTGCAGGCAAGAAAGAGGTCGCGATGCTATTTCCGCTCGTGTTCCTCATCCTGCCCATCACCATCGCGTTCGCGATCTTCCCCGGTATCTTCGTGCTGCAGGTGGGGTTTTAG
- a CDS encoding SulP family inorganic anion transporter → MKRSWKELLPSAKDYRLLRTSWRGDLIAGITVGIVALPLALAFGVSSGVGAEAGLITAIVAGIVAAVFGGSNVQVSGPTGAMVVVLAPIVVSSGVEAVAIVTLLAGIIVVIAGVLRLGRTVSYIPWPVIEGFTVGIGIIIFLQQVPSALGTEGTEHPTNAVLAAIAFITAAQWPAALLPLAVVAAVIAIMLLLSRISGRLPASFIAIAVVTIVAQALDLPLATIGELPASLPSPTVPSFDFDLTTLIGPAFAVAALAAIESLLSARVAAGMADTGPYNADRELVGQGLASVASSFFGGMPATGAIARTAVNVRSGGRTRLSAVVHALALLTVVYLAAQVVAVIPLAALSGVLMATAARMMSPTLIKTMLRTGKSEAAVFVITGIITVSFDLIIAVGIGIAVAAFFALRTMSKASGVHREELPGSPEPGDERIALFRIDGSLFFGAAERLIDRINEHEGLEVVIVRLSQLHLVDATGAHTLTELITALEKRGVTVIIKGIRPEHLDVLKRLGVISSLRHPNHLFADLEPAIEHARSHIRRALREHESEDAAR, encoded by the coding sequence ATGAAACGTTCATGGAAAGAGCTCCTGCCGAGCGCGAAAGATTACCGCCTACTGCGCACCAGCTGGCGTGGCGATCTGATCGCGGGAATCACCGTCGGAATCGTCGCCCTCCCCCTCGCCCTCGCCTTTGGTGTGAGCTCAGGAGTTGGCGCTGAAGCCGGGCTCATCACCGCCATCGTCGCCGGCATCGTCGCGGCCGTCTTCGGCGGCTCCAACGTGCAGGTCTCTGGCCCCACCGGCGCCATGGTCGTGGTGCTTGCCCCCATCGTGGTTAGTTCTGGCGTTGAAGCGGTAGCGATCGTCACCCTGCTGGCGGGCATCATCGTCGTCATTGCCGGAGTGCTGCGCCTCGGCCGCACCGTCAGCTACATCCCGTGGCCCGTGATCGAAGGCTTCACGGTCGGCATCGGCATCATCATCTTCCTGCAGCAAGTGCCCTCCGCGCTCGGCACCGAAGGCACCGAACACCCCACCAACGCAGTGCTTGCCGCTATCGCCTTCATCACTGCCGCCCAGTGGCCCGCTGCCCTGCTGCCCCTCGCCGTCGTTGCCGCCGTGATCGCCATCATGTTGTTGCTCTCGCGCATCAGCGGGCGCCTTCCGGCCTCCTTCATCGCCATCGCGGTCGTCACCATCGTTGCTCAAGCACTGGATCTTCCACTGGCCACCATCGGCGAGCTTCCCGCATCTTTGCCGTCACCGACCGTGCCGTCATTCGACTTCGATCTGACCACGCTCATCGGTCCGGCCTTCGCCGTTGCCGCCCTCGCCGCCATCGAATCCCTGCTCTCCGCCCGCGTTGCCGCCGGCATGGCTGACACTGGCCCTTACAACGCCGACCGCGAACTTGTGGGCCAGGGGTTGGCATCCGTCGCCTCCAGCTTCTTTGGCGGGATGCCGGCCACCGGCGCCATCGCCCGTACCGCCGTGAACGTGCGGTCTGGCGGTCGCACTCGCCTCTCGGCGGTCGTGCATGCCCTCGCGCTACTGACCGTCGTGTATCTGGCTGCTCAGGTTGTCGCCGTCATCCCGCTGGCAGCGCTCTCGGGCGTCCTCATGGCCACCGCGGCCCGCATGATGTCGCCGACCCTGATCAAGACAATGCTGCGCACCGGAAAATCTGAAGCTGCCGTGTTCGTGATCACCGGCATCATCACCGTGAGCTTCGACCTCATCATTGCGGTCGGCATCGGCATCGCCGTCGCCGCCTTCTTCGCCCTCCGCACGATGAGTAAAGCCAGCGGCGTTCACCGCGAAGAGCTTCCGGGCTCCCCCGAACCCGGCGACGAACGCATCGCGCTGTTCCGCATCGACGGCTCCCTGTTCTTTGGAGCAGCGGAACGCCTCATCGACCGCATCAACGAACACGAAGGCCTCGAAGTCGTGATCGTGCGGCTGTCGCAATTGCACCTCGTTGATGCCACGGGCGCCCACACCCTCACCGAACTCATCACTGCCCTTGAAAAGCGCGGCGTGACGGTGATCATCAAGGGCATCCGCCCCGAACATCTGGATGTGCTGAAACGACTCGGAGTGATCAGCTCGCTGCGACACCCCAACCATTTGTTCGCCGACCTCGAGCCCGCGATTGAGCACGCACGTTCGCACATTCGTCGCGCACTGCGAGAACACGAAAGCGAAGACGCCGCACGCTAG
- a CDS encoding metalloregulator ArsR/SmtB family transcription factor, with product MAVLDERRPLYEIKANLFKGLAHPYRIRVLEILSAAEEASVAEMLTATGLEASHLSQHLAVLRRYGLVVSERRASVVYYRLAHPQISELLRVARVLLGEILADTDGQRDLVAGLPTIPDAR from the coding sequence ATGGCCGTTCTCGATGAGCGCAGGCCGCTCTACGAAATCAAGGCGAACCTCTTCAAGGGGCTCGCGCATCCGTACCGCATTCGGGTGCTCGAAATCTTGTCAGCGGCCGAGGAAGCCTCTGTCGCCGAAATGCTGACCGCTACCGGGCTCGAAGCTTCCCACCTCTCGCAACACCTTGCCGTGCTGCGGCGCTACGGCCTCGTCGTCTCTGAGCGCCGCGCCAGCGTCGTCTACTACCGCCTCGCTCACCCCCAAATTTCTGAACTCCTCCGTGTCGCGCGCGTGCTGCTCGGCGAAATCCTTGCCGACACCGACGGCCAACGCGATCTCGTTGCCGGACTACCCACGATTCCGGATGCCCGATGA
- a CDS encoding type II secretion system F family protein — translation MSLMLGIVLAVGVVLIAATFLWPATEQRRVRGRSAFSLRLSERLVQAGLPTTSPVVVVIVSLALSFAVAAIAFVLTSVIAVVLCAAVAALVLPTLAISWRARVRRRATRVVWPDVVDQLVSAVRSGLALPDSLMTLAQTGPAVTRGAFAAFAARYRATGNFSVAVDELKVALADPVADRILETLRMSREVGGSELTNVLRSLSVYLRQEAAIRSEIEARQSWVMNAARLGLAAPWVVLFLLTTRPEAALAYNSAGGAALIVAGLVLSVVAYRIMAGIGRLPDQPRWFA, via the coding sequence ATGAGCCTGATGCTGGGCATCGTTCTCGCGGTCGGTGTGGTGCTGATCGCAGCAACATTCCTGTGGCCTGCCACAGAGCAACGTCGGGTGCGTGGCCGTTCGGCGTTCTCGCTCCGGCTGAGCGAGCGACTCGTGCAGGCGGGACTCCCGACCACTAGTCCGGTGGTTGTGGTGATTGTGTCGCTCGCGTTGAGCTTCGCTGTAGCCGCCATCGCGTTTGTGCTGACATCGGTGATCGCCGTCGTGCTGTGTGCTGCCGTTGCCGCCCTCGTGTTGCCGACGCTCGCAATCAGTTGGCGTGCTCGCGTGCGCCGCCGAGCCACTCGCGTGGTCTGGCCCGATGTTGTTGACCAGTTGGTATCGGCAGTACGGTCAGGGCTTGCTCTTCCCGACAGCCTCATGACACTCGCCCAGACCGGGCCAGCAGTAACGCGCGGCGCCTTCGCAGCCTTCGCCGCCCGCTATCGGGCGACAGGAAACTTCTCGGTAGCCGTCGACGAACTCAAGGTGGCGCTCGCCGACCCGGTTGCCGACCGCATCCTTGAAACCTTGCGGATGTCGCGCGAAGTGGGCGGAAGCGAACTCACGAACGTTCTTCGCAGCCTCAGCGTCTACTTGCGCCAGGAGGCAGCCATTCGTTCGGAGATCGAAGCGCGCCAATCATGGGTGATGAATGCGGCGCGGCTCGGTCTGGCCGCACCGTGGGTGGTGTTGTTCTTGCTCACCACACGGCCTGAAGCCGCACTCGCATACAACTCAGCGGGCGGTGCTGCCCTGATCGTTGCCGGTTTGGTGCTGTCTGTTGTTGCGTATCGAATTATGGCGGGCATCGGTCGCCTTCCCGATCAGCCGCGGTGGTTCGCATGA
- the xylB gene encoding xylulokinase, protein MTTLVAGVDSSTQSSKVVIVDAATGALVRTGRASHPTGTEVDPEAWWVALTEAIADAGGLDDVSAISVGGQQHGMVVLDAAGHVIRPALLWNDTRSAAAAGALLHEFPDLAERTGSAPVASFTSTKLRWLRDAEPENAARVAAVCLPHDWLTWRLRGFGPTNPDLTQLTTDRSDASGTGYFNSVTNTYDDEVFTAALGRSSVTDGVVLPRIVAPGESAGTVAGTAIEIGCGAGDNAGAALGLGARAGDVVVSIGTSGTVFAVTETQIPDSTGTVAGFADASGIFLPLVATMNAARVLDSTAALLGVTHDELGILALEAAPGASGLVLQPYFEGERTPNLPDATATLFGMTLASTTRPSLARAAIEGLLCGLADGLDALGRQGVSAERILLIGGAAQNPAVSTIASQVFAVPVVVPEPAEYVALGAAAQAAWVLDGTRPDWAITTVAEPASDFHPVIREQYARYAV, encoded by the coding sequence ATGACCACACTCGTAGCGGGCGTTGATTCCTCGACCCAATCCAGCAAGGTTGTCATCGTGGATGCCGCCACCGGCGCCCTCGTGCGCACCGGGCGCGCTTCCCACCCGACCGGCACCGAGGTCGACCCCGAAGCTTGGTGGGTGGCCCTTACCGAAGCGATCGCCGACGCTGGCGGACTCGACGACGTCTCCGCCATCTCGGTCGGAGGCCAACAACACGGCATGGTGGTGTTGGATGCCGCCGGCCACGTCATCCGCCCCGCGCTGCTGTGGAATGACACACGCTCTGCGGCCGCAGCCGGCGCCCTCCTGCACGAATTTCCCGACCTCGCCGAGCGCACGGGCTCGGCCCCCGTTGCATCCTTCACCTCAACAAAACTGCGCTGGTTGCGCGATGCCGAGCCCGAAAATGCGGCCCGCGTCGCCGCGGTGTGCCTGCCGCACGACTGGTTGACCTGGCGTTTGCGCGGCTTCGGCCCCACCAACCCCGATCTCACTCAGCTCACGACCGACCGCTCTGACGCGAGCGGCACCGGCTACTTCAACTCCGTCACCAACACCTACGACGACGAGGTTTTCACGGCAGCACTCGGGCGCAGTTCCGTGACCGATGGTGTGGTGTTGCCCCGCATCGTCGCGCCAGGTGAATCCGCAGGCACTGTCGCGGGAACCGCCATCGAGATTGGCTGCGGCGCCGGCGACAACGCCGGAGCAGCACTCGGCTTGGGCGCACGAGCAGGCGATGTCGTCGTCTCGATCGGCACCAGCGGAACCGTCTTCGCCGTTACCGAAACCCAGATCCCCGACAGCACCGGCACCGTGGCGGGCTTCGCCGACGCAAGCGGCATTTTCCTGCCCCTCGTCGCCACCATGAACGCTGCCCGCGTGCTCGACAGCACCGCCGCGCTGCTGGGCGTCACCCACGATGAGCTCGGCATTCTCGCGCTCGAAGCGGCCCCCGGCGCTAGCGGACTCGTGCTGCAGCCCTACTTCGAAGGCGAACGAACCCCCAACCTTCCGGATGCCACAGCAACCCTCTTCGGAATGACACTGGCCTCCACGACCCGCCCGTCGCTCGCGCGCGCCGCCATCGAGGGACTGCTGTGCGGACTCGCGGATGGCCTCGACGCTCTCGGCCGCCAAGGAGTTTCCGCCGAGCGCATCCTCCTCATTGGCGGCGCCGCCCAAAACCCCGCAGTGTCGACCATCGCGTCCCAGGTGTTTGCAGTGCCGGTCGTGGTTCCCGAGCCCGCAGAGTATGTCGCGCTGGGTGCCGCAGCCCAAGCGGCGTGGGTGCTCGACGGCACACGCCCCGACTGGGCTATCACTACTGTGGCGGAGCCGGCATCCGACTTCCACCCGGTTATTCGGGAGCAGTACGCGCGCTACGCCGTGTAA
- a CDS encoding cell wall-binding repeat-containing protein, whose amino-acid sequence MKFQSAAPSVSRLSGSDRYETAVAISQQFDPGVSVLYIANGAGYADALSAAPAAAVQGGPLLLTAANELPKVVVAEIKRLNPSKIVVAGGSSVVSGSVLSALKKLAPSVKRLGGSDRYETSRLIIDYAFDSAPTAYLATGRNFPDALSASAAAGSIGAPVILVDGNKSSIDKSTSALIKSLGVTQTNIAGGTGVVSSGIESALKKTTTVKRLSGSNRYATSAAINKYAFSSSSEAYFTVGTGFADALAGAALAGRNGSPLYVVERTCVSSAVKNDITALGLSQHVLLGGSAVLTSGVGKLTVCGSSTPKPTATTSNPGDTKNCSDFATYAQARTWYLKYYPQYGDVARLDYDNDGRPCETLPGGPSS is encoded by the coding sequence GTGAAATTCCAATCAGCGGCGCCGTCGGTCTCCCGACTGTCCGGTTCTGACAGGTATGAGACCGCAGTCGCCATTTCACAACAGTTTGATCCCGGAGTCTCTGTTCTGTACATCGCCAACGGTGCGGGGTATGCCGATGCTCTTTCTGCGGCTCCTGCCGCGGCTGTGCAGGGAGGTCCGCTGCTTCTGACGGCAGCGAATGAGCTTCCCAAGGTGGTGGTTGCTGAGATCAAGCGACTCAATCCCTCCAAGATCGTGGTCGCTGGCGGATCCAGTGTGGTGTCTGGAAGTGTGCTTTCTGCGCTCAAGAAACTCGCTCCTTCGGTGAAGCGTTTGGGCGGTAGCGATCGCTATGAAACCAGCCGTCTCATCATTGATTACGCCTTCGACTCTGCCCCGACTGCATACCTTGCGACCGGCCGAAACTTTCCAGACGCACTTTCCGCTTCTGCGGCGGCAGGCAGCATCGGAGCCCCCGTCATTCTTGTCGACGGAAATAAAAGCAGCATCGACAAGTCAACGTCGGCGTTGATTAAGAGTCTCGGCGTGACGCAAACAAATATCGCAGGGGGTACGGGTGTCGTCTCGTCGGGCATTGAGTCTGCGCTGAAGAAAACGACAACGGTGAAGCGGTTGTCAGGTTCGAATCGATACGCCACGTCGGCAGCGATCAACAAGTACGCGTTTTCCTCGTCAAGCGAGGCCTACTTCACAGTGGGAACCGGATTCGCTGACGCGCTGGCGGGTGCTGCGCTGGCGGGTCGAAATGGTTCGCCGCTCTATGTCGTCGAACGAACCTGTGTTTCGTCAGCGGTCAAGAACGATATAACCGCGCTTGGTTTGAGCCAGCACGTCCTGCTAGGAGGCAGCGCCGTCTTGACTAGCGGAGTTGGGAAGCTGACAGTATGCGGCTCAAGCACACCTAAGCCAACGGCTACTACCTCGAATCCCGGGGACACTAAGAACTGCAGCGACTTTGCGACGTACGCACAAGCTCGAACGTGGTACCTCAAGTACTACCCCCAGTACGGCGACGTAGCTCGACTGGACTACGACAACGACGGCCGCCCCTGCGAAACGCTTCCTGGTGGGCCCTCGAGTTAA
- a CDS encoding pyridoxamine 5'-phosphate oxidase family protein, translating to MIYSVSMGKLFDSIDDTMKAWIEAQPLWFVATAPLSGDGHVNMSPRGHDTFSVLGDRRVGWVDYTGSGVETIAHLRENGRICLMFVSFDSRPRIVRLYGHGSVSLPGEAAFDEVVALHPEHPSTRAVITVEVTRISDSCGWGVPVMEVTDERDLLRLQAEKKGVEGMADYRAEKNTRSIDGLPGLPA from the coding sequence ATGATTTACTCTGTCAGCATGGGCAAACTCTTTGACTCAATCGACGACACCATGAAGGCCTGGATCGAAGCTCAACCGCTCTGGTTCGTCGCGACCGCACCGCTGAGCGGTGACGGTCACGTCAACATGTCTCCCCGTGGTCACGACACATTTTCAGTGCTGGGCGATCGCCGTGTCGGCTGGGTTGACTACACCGGTAGTGGTGTCGAGACAATTGCCCATTTGAGGGAGAACGGGCGAATCTGCCTGATGTTCGTGTCATTCGATAGCCGTCCGCGAATCGTGCGTCTCTATGGTCACGGTTCGGTTTCCCTTCCTGGAGAGGCGGCGTTTGATGAGGTCGTGGCACTGCACCCCGAGCATCCGAGTACCAGAGCCGTGATCACCGTAGAGGTGACGAGGATCAGTGACTCCTGCGGTTGGGGAGTTCCTGTCATGGAAGTCACCGACGAACGCGATCTTCTCAGATTGCAGGCTGAGAAAAAGGGCGTCGAAGGCATGGCCGACTACCGTGCCGAGAAAAACACTCGCAGCATCGACGGCCTTCCCGGGCTCCCTGCTTAG
- a CDS encoding CpaF family protein has protein sequence MSNALTTIADQVRQRVRRDGVDLSRDSELASRYVRDEVRRYSERALGGSVPLLADEAQAAREVVAALTGYGPLQPFFDDDTVEELWINGPEQIFVARNGVPEFTGIRLSDGQVRDLVERMLQTSGRRVDLSSPFVDASLPDGSRLHVVIPDVTRRHWAVNVRKFSRSIRDLDRLVELGSLTQHAADYLRLCVLSGQNIVVSGATQSGKTTMLNALLAAARPNERVVTVEETFELSVASHDHVGMQCRQPSLEGTGEISLRRLIKEALRMRPERLVVGEVRDAESLDLLIALNSGLPGMSSIHANSAREALVKLCTLPLLAGRNIDSSFVVPTVASSVDVVVHCELTADGTRRVVEISSLTGEVSDGVIDSRLLFRIVDGTLAHTGTVPARLSKFQAAGIDAVSHLLRAVA, from the coding sequence ATGTCTAACGCTCTGACGACCATCGCCGATCAGGTGCGCCAGAGGGTTCGCCGTGACGGGGTTGATCTGTCGCGCGACAGCGAGTTGGCGTCGCGGTATGTGCGCGATGAGGTCCGCCGCTACAGCGAGCGTGCGCTGGGTGGCTCGGTACCGTTGCTGGCGGATGAAGCCCAGGCCGCCCGCGAGGTGGTTGCAGCACTCACCGGGTACGGTCCGCTCCAACCATTCTTCGACGATGACACCGTTGAGGAGCTGTGGATTAACGGGCCCGAGCAGATATTCGTGGCCCGCAACGGGGTCCCTGAGTTCACCGGCATCCGCCTCAGTGATGGTCAGGTTCGTGATCTGGTGGAGCGGATGCTGCAAACGTCGGGCCGCCGCGTCGACTTGAGTTCTCCGTTCGTTGACGCTTCACTGCCCGATGGTTCGCGATTGCACGTCGTGATTCCCGATGTCACCCGGCGCCACTGGGCCGTGAATGTGCGCAAGTTCAGCCGGAGCATCCGCGATCTTGATCGCCTTGTCGAACTCGGCAGCCTTACGCAGCACGCGGCCGACTATTTACGGCTGTGCGTGCTTTCGGGGCAAAACATTGTGGTTTCGGGCGCAACGCAGAGCGGCAAGACCACCATGCTCAACGCCTTGCTAGCGGCGGCCCGACCCAACGAACGAGTCGTCACGGTCGAGGAAACTTTCGAGCTGAGCGTTGCCAGCCACGACCACGTCGGCATGCAGTGCCGCCAACCCAGCCTCGAGGGCACCGGCGAGATCAGCCTGCGTCGCCTCATCAAAGAAGCGTTGCGCATGCGCCCCGAACGGTTGGTCGTGGGCGAAGTGCGCGATGCCGAATCGCTCGACCTCCTTATTGCGCTCAATAGCGGCCTGCCTGGCATGTCGAGCATCCACGCTAATAGTGCGCGCGAAGCTCTCGTCAAGCTGTGCACGCTTCCGCTGCTCGCCGGCCGGAATATTGACTCCAGCTTTGTCGTGCCGACGGTAGCCAGTTCAGTGGATGTCGTGGTGCATTGTGAACTGACCGCCGACGGCACAAGACGCGTGGTCGAAATTTCGTCGCTCACCGGTGAGGTCAGCGACGGGGTTATCGACAGCCGCTTGCTCTTCCGCATCGTGGACGGCACACTCGCCCACACGGGTACCGTGCCCGCGCGGCTCTCCAAATTTCAGGCCGCCGGCATCGACGCGGTGTCGCACTTGTTGAGGGCTGTCGCATGA